A segment of the Lolium rigidum isolate FL_2022 unplaced genomic scaffold, APGP_CSIRO_Lrig_0.1 contig_24292_1, whole genome shotgun sequence genome:
ATAGCAATTACTTCTATCCAGTTTGACAAGTATAGTATTAGTATCCTCTCACAGTAGGTGTCACTTTGGCGAGCCACCCACACCTTCACCTGTAGTATAGTAGCAAACCACAACTGAAGTAAGATTTAATATTATAATTTGTAATTCATTGACATGTATGCTTGGCAGCATCCTTTCTGCTGCCAGCAACATTCTAATGCTGTCTTCAACTATTGGATTTGAGTCGTTTGACCCAAGAGTACACAAGTGATGTTGAGTAAACCTCCTTATTATGTGAAGATTTAAACATTTGTGCCTGTGAATTGAATTTCTTCTGCTCAATATATCCGCCATCTTGAAACAGTGTATACAAAGTAGGTAAAATAGTAACATACTTTACAACAATGACTcccatatatattcattgttccaCTTGATATATAAACATTGTCAACATTTGCAAGTAGGAAAGAATGCATGGGAACAAAATTAAATCCCTTGTATGCGCTCATTCAATAAAAGTGCATGCCCACTCAGGAAGTGGGAGTGTTCGCTTGTGAGTCATGCAGCTGTCACAGTGAGGATTAGATGCAGCTGTGAGGATTGATGGTAGGTTCTCGGCTCTTGCCTTCATCTATCTGCTGGAAAGCTTTCTATTGCCGTTATGGAGAGGCCCTGAGGCCTACTGGAGAAGGGAGATAGACTAGAAACCTTGTCTATTTATTGCTTAACTGAAGGTGATGATATGCCATGCCTTATATTGAGCCAGACCCTAGCAGCTTAATTTAATATTTCCAGCTAATAAGGATAACACCAAATAGATAAGATgcgatcttttttttttgttatggaCAGATATACTTCCtttctgatccataataagtgtcgtggttttTGTTCATTTTTAGTCAAGTTTGAACTGAAACCACGGCACTtactatggatcagagggagtacctaAGTATGACAATGCATTGTAATCTAATGACGGTTGCCGAGGGTGGTGTTAGTGTGCTACATTACCATAGGTTCTACTCACGTGAATAGTACACGTGGCCATAATACTACATATTTAATTTACTCCCAAGATATTGTAGATCTGGTGCCTAGCATCTTCCCTAGTATGGCCTCAGTCTCTTTATTCTGTCATCATGTTCCTATGTATGTGCACTGATTATATGTATTTACGCCAAGTTTGAACAAATAGTTGATTACTTGGTACATAGATTTATCATTGGAAATTGTTATTTTAGAAAGGTTTACATAGGACAtagctcaaacaatttgctgcctCTTTTTTGGGTTAATGGTTCATATATCCTGCTTTACGTTCATAGGGCTGGAGACTAAGGAGGCCCGGGTAAATGCTATGCGTTCAGCTATATCTGAGACATTTCCTGAGCCTAATAGGCGCCTGTTACAGAGGTTAGCCTCACATTATTCTCATAGATTTCAATATTGGATTACAAAAAAAATACATTCTTTTGGGGGAGTTCTATCGTTCTCCTCTGACTTTTATTGGTCCACCAGTTTATGTAAATATGATGCACCATTTATTTTGTCTGAAATACTGTAGCTGCTGATCAACCTAAGCATGCTGTCATTAACTTGTATATGCTAATTACACATGAAATAACTACTACTAATGTGGACTATTTTAACTTACCATTTAACTGCACAGTTTTTCCTCTTTACTCTAATGTTGATTGAACTTTTCAGTTTGAACTAATAATATCTCATTGGTTATCAGTATGTCTTGTTTGGCATTTGATCAATTAGACTAGCATTCTAGCAACACTTACCATGGAAAAAAGTACTTTCCTCATGGAGATTCTTGTTTACAGAATTTTGAAAATGATGTACACTGTTGCTTCTCATACCGCTGAGAATCGGATGACAGCATCAGCAGTTGCTGCCTGTATGGCCCCTCTCTTGTTGCGTCCACTTTTAGCTGGAGAATGCGAGATggatgaggtatttgatatggatgGTGATGATTCTGCTCAGCTGCTTGCTGCTGCAAATGCTGCAAATAGCGCTCAAGGCATTGTTGCAACTCTTTTGGAGGAATATGAGAGTATATTTGATGTAAGGTTCTCTGGTGCTACTAGTTTTTTTACTTGCAAATCTTTAAGTGGCTTCATTTTCTTTCTGATAGTTATTATAGGCATTAGTTTAATCTGTTGATTTGATCTGTCTATGTTGCATTACTGTCCATGCTGCACATGAGTTTTTTCTGTGTGCACTGTGCCAATGGTGATATGTGAGGCAGCTAGTGGAGCGCTTTTACTCTGTGTTATTCGATCTGCCTTCTGGATGTTCCGTATCATGTGTACATGTACCATTGAATATTCATGTTCAATGTTTTTGCAGGATGAACGGCTTGTTGGATCTTCCCCATCACCTGAGTCTCAGATTGAAGATAGTGGCAGTGAAGCATCAACTGATGATGTAAATATGGATGCCAAAGGTAATGGATTTCATGATGCAGAGAATGATGTAGATCAAGAAATGGACGATGACAATGGTGCAGAGCGTATACTTAGTGGAAAGTTGAGTGAGAGCAGTGGATATGCTGGGAGTGACCTCTATGATTACAAGGTTTATTATGCTCCCTGCAATTTACAATTACAATCTCTAGTTATTTCTGTTGTTATAGTGTGATTATGGCTACACATATATGCATGATTTGATATTAGGATAAGTGTCGTAATTGCAATGATATGTCTGCTTTGATTCTTACTGTTCTTCTCCTGATTGAACGACTCCTGATTGAATGACAGGTTCATGCCGATTCTGATGCTGAGCACTCTGTTGATGATAAGGCATTGGACGAAAAGACAGATTTCAGCGAAGGTCCAAAAATTCATTCATCTGAAAATGGTTCAGCAAATATGGAAATATCACCGAGTGAGAAGAATCCTTCTAACCCAGCATCCGGTCATGAAACTCCATTGTCTATGGGAGAGATCCTTTCTTCTTTGGATCCTGGAATTTCTCTACCTAGTCACGGTTCTGAATATTCTGCAGACAGACACTCAAACAAAACAAATGGGTCTCACTCACATGTGAAGCGCAGTAACTTCTGGGGGCGGAATAATGTGAGAAATAAATCTTGTTATATTTACTTCCTTCAGTGGAGCAGCTGAGTAGGACtaatgcattattgtgccaacttTTTGTTCATGTTGAATTGCTGTTACTTCTATAACAACGTTTGTCCAGTCAAGGTGATAGAATTGTAGCAAAGAGAACATATAAATATGAAATCACATCGAACGTCATCATAATCAGAGATGCATGAATCAGTCAGAATTTTGATTTATATGCATCACCTGTGCAGGCAAGAAAGAGCCATCATCCAGAATCAGTTGACTCATCTGGTGAAGAAGAGTACGCTCTTATCCACTAAACTCTGatcttatgtactccctccgatccaaattacttATCCTAAATCTGTGATAAGTAATTTGGTTCAGAGGGAGTATTTACATTACTGCTTTGCTTGGTGTTGATTTGCCTGTTAGGTTTCTGTTTTAAGCCTCCTTGGACAGTCTAGCAGTCCATCTGTTCATCTCGGTAATCTGATGGCCACAAAATTGTTGGTGATGTGCTCATTGTAGTTTAGGAGGAAAGAAATGAGCAGGAAAAAATTTCTTGGCCAACATTTTCGAATTTCACTTTGTGTGATAGTCACGAAAACAGTGGATATTAGTTATATGAAAATCTCTGAGTGGGAAATGTAGATGAAAGCTGTTGCATTTTCGAATTTAAGTATCAAATGTGACCCCCCACCCTTAAAACTGTAGCCACCTGTATATATGTACTTTCTGCTTAGCTAATAACATTGTTACATTGAATACTCATTACTTAACAATGCATGTTGCAAATTAGATGGTAGTGTATATTTTTTAAAACTTCAGTTAGCTTTCTTACTATTTTACTGCTGAAGCCTGTGCACTTTATGAACAAGCACACCAGTTTCATAGCTTGCCAGTTTTTTCTTGGATGCAAAAATCCAAAGGTCAATTTCTTGATTTAAGTTTTCTATGGAAACAAACCTTTCAGGCTTGCGATTCAAAGGCTTGAAATTGCTAAGAGTGATTTGCAGAACAGAATTGCGAAAGAGGTATGGGAAGAAACTTGACACCTACCAGCTCCTTTTTATTTATTCTTTTCCAGTCATTTGATTGGAAGTGTCTTGCAGGCTCGAGGTAATGCAATTTTACAGGCGAGTTTGGAAAGAAGAAAGCAAGCACTACATGAACGTCGTTTGGCCCTGGAACAGGATGTATGCTTCCCTTGCCTTATTAATTTTGCTTGGCAACTGTGTAATTATGTTCTAATTTAGTGAAAGAGATATGTTTGTCCCCCCAGGGTTCAGTTTATCTTCATCTTCCTAGGTTTCTAGTTTGCTACTTGGTCCTCAGGACAATGAGGGGGTTGCCTCCACAAAGAGTCCAAATAAAAGAATGTCCAAGTTGCAATATCCCATTTTTTTTGTTGGAAGACATTTTTTCGTTCTATTGACTTTTGCTTGTTGTTGAAGTTCGTGTCTTTCTGACATACCGAATCATCATCAATTTTTATAATCCTTGAAATAGCATGAGAACTTGAGAACATGCCATTGGCCTCTCATTTTAGATACCCTAGTGTTAGCCTGGATTTGCGGTAACCGGCTGACCAGGTTCCCTCTGGGATTTGGAACCTCTCTCTACAGTCAAATTGTCTTATAGGCGAGGCTTGCTTGTCAGTTAATTGGGAGGTTAGACAGGCTTGGTTAATTTATTGTTGGAAGGACCGAATCGGGAGAACACCTAAAATCTTGGAACCAAAATAAGATAGTGCATGTAGCCCTGCACAAAATTCAGGTTAACTGTACAGTGAAGAGTAAGCATAATCCAAAAGTTTAGGGACCGAAATTTTACTTTCTGCTTAATATGTTTTCGTGCAGTTACTGTTGAACAGGTTCTGATATACTAGATGGTGGTTGAGTTATTCTAGAGATAGTTTTCACAGCTGTTTATTTTTGCAGGTGTCCAGGTTGCAAGAGCAGCTACAAGCTGAGAGAGATCTTAGATCTGCATTGGAGGTTGGGTTGAGCATGTCTTCTGGACAGTTTTCAAGTCCACGTGCTATGGACTCAAAGGTACCTTCAATAATTGCTCTACTAGCTGGACTTAGTTTATGGAGTCTCATTTTCCTCGTTTTTCTCAAGACAAGggctgagcttgaggagattgctCTTGCTGAAGCTGATGTTGCAAGGTTAAAGCAGAAGGTTGCTGAACTTCACCTCCAGCTAAATCAACAACGCCAACACCAATATGGCCCATCTCTAGATGGAAATGATCGTTATCACCGTATTCCTGGCAATTTTTCACAGCAGTAAGAATATGAATTCTATtatcttttctttctctctttcttttttgtcGTCATTGAGGATGCTGCTAGATCTGGGGTTCTAGCACCTTCTGATTTTTCTTTTTGGTGACTTGAAGTTTGGTGGGAGTTTGATAAGCTCTATTTCATTGaagtaaaatcttctttagtcagTGCCGAATTATGCTACAGCTGGTCTTAACATGGTTTCCTTTTCAAACCAGCTCTATCAAGGCTTTGATTGCACATGTTATATTAGTAGTTCTAGACACTAGACATAATACTCTGGATATGTTGTGCTCTCAGAATTTACTTGTCATGTTATGACACTATTTTATTGGTACCAGAAACTTTGTTCAACCAGGATTTGACATGAAGCTTGCCTTCTGTAATCAAGAGAAGCAGAGAAATGAGGTTTGTTTAGATTTTCTGCCTATACAATTACATTCTCAATGGCAATACTGAAACCTGTTTAAATTCCAGTTTCCTTCTCTACATGTGTTCTCTAGATAAATTACTAACTGTTAGTTTTGGAAATGAACAATACTGCTATTAGTCATGTCTAGTTACTGAGGGGACCAGCTTGTAATAAAAAAATCTGGAAACATAGTTTGCTTTTGCAGTATAGAGTTATTCATCAGTTTAGACGGCCTTCGCCTAAGGCCTGTACAATGGTTCTTgattacttcactagaaacaatagtAAATTCAGTACTAGCCAAAATTTTCCTGATGACCAATCAAAGTTTCTTGCACTACATGCGTTTGTAAATGGATGACATGCGTTTGTAAATGGATGATGCCATAGAATGCGTGTAGTCGAACTTCCTTAACTGTGACTATTATtgcatcaaaacttatttacttttgTCATGTGAAACTTGTACTGTTAGATCTGTAACGAAATTACCTTCATAGTACTGAATGTATCAAATTTCAGAACATTATTTTTAATGGCATACTCGGGTGAAAAATAACGACCAAACATGCATATTGGAGACCGTGTCCAAGTCCAAAATGTTGTTTAGCTGTAGAAGGAGTGTTATTTTAATCCCAACTCGCACAAATGTGTATGTTGGTAGAAGTGGGTACTTTGGCCCATGGATTGTCTAGTGTTATAGACTCTAGAAAAATTTGAAGACATTCAGAGGAAATTTAAGTGTGCTAATTTAGAGGGGGCTAGTTTGCATTAGTTGACTCCTCAGTGAATTTCTACTGATACTGTATTATTTTTGGCAGGAAAGCTCTGTGGATGCATCACAATGGAGGAACATCAAGCAGCACGTGCTACCTTATGGTTCTTCTAGGCCACTGACCCGCAAGCTTTCTTTGGATGCGTCTTCAAGTGATTCAAGAGGCATAGAGGCATCAACAAGCATGTCATCAGAGAGCACTTCTGTGGAAATCAACATCCCAAAGTTAGCTGAGGTTAGGGAAATCAAAACACTTTGTTATCGTTAAATATACCATCAAAATTAAGATGATGCATATTTGTTGTATGACAGGGTGTTGAATATGGGAGGCAGCCAATGGTGGCATCCTCCGCTTTGGTAGAACTAACAACTAGGCTAGATTTCTTCAAAGAGCGGAGGTCGCAACTGATGGAACAACTCCATAGTCTTGATTTAGGACATGGTTCTGCTTCGCAGAGTTTTCCATACAAGCCACCTTCCCCTTGGACCAGTCCAAGGTAGGATATGTCCATTGTATATCCTTGGTAGATATTCTTCCGTCTTCATCATTTGTAGAAGCTGGTGGTGGTAAtgtaaattaattttcctttttcatctTTTGTTATATGGGTTTATTGTTTTGTTGTTGCATGAGGTAGCTATTTTGCCAGTGTGATGTTGTAGCTGCCTGTATGTATGTGTCAACGGGCGCACCTAAACAAGTTCTCCAAAGATGCGGTGGTATATATGTTTTTTTATGTGTTGCTCATAGGGGATGAACTGGTTTGCTTCTTGTAATTTATATGGCCGTGTTACTCGTACCTATTGCGGAAGGAAAGGGTACAGGATAAAATGAGAATTATGGCGTATATGTTTTTTTGTAATTTATGTTACTTGTATCTTCGTATACATGTCTACTGGAATTTGGTATGGTACCTTGCCTAGTGGGCAGGCTGTTGACTAGCCACGCCCCTGTTTGTTCCATTTGAAAGTCGGACCCAAATTATGCTTGATCATAACTCAGAACATGCTCCAGCTGGCTGCCTAACTTTTAAAGTGCGTAGCTGTTGTGTTTGTTTCATTTCAATGAAATGGAAtaagttgtactccctccgtcacggAAAAGATGTCGCACGGGTTATTTTGCAAAACACCCCTTGTGGAAATCCCGACACAACCCAAAGTCCTCATGCTCTTCTCCCTCAGCCTCCCTCTTCCTGGTGCGCTCCGCTCGCACGCCGCTCTTCTCCCTCGCTCGCTTCGCTCGCACGCCGCAGGTCCGCCACGCAGCTCCCCCTCCGCCGTCTAGCGCCGCCGTTGAGCTCGCCAGCGCTCCTGCCGCTTCGTTGTCCAGCTCCCCCGCGCTGCCCCTCTCCGTCTTCTAGCTCCCCGTCGTCGCTGCCGGCTGGGAAGACACCGCCGGCCAaggttggaactttttgtccgataCACCGCCGTCGCCTTGCTCCACCTACGCCGTCTTGCTAGATCTTCGAGAAGATCCAGGTCGCCATCCTCGTTTTTCTCCCCGCCCCCTACTCCTGCCTCATCTTGCTGCTCCTCGCCTCCTGCGCGTCCGCCTGCGAGAGGTGTGTGCGCCAGGGCAAGGCTGCCTACTCACCCTCTTACATTCCCACCGGTAAGAACCCTGTTCCTCGCTCGCAGTGACAGTCGCAGATCAGTCGAGATTGTGGATTTTGTTTTCTTCCCGGCAAGATTCTGAGTGTTGTATGGTTCTTGGCCTGGCTAATTAGGCGGTGGGATTTGGGTATGGTTCTTCTTCTCCGATGCTGCTGCAAGCCGGCCATCAGAGCGTGCAGATACAGTTCACTTCTCCACATCGCCGCTGTTGGGCATCTCCAGAGAAGCTTTCTCAAGGTatcctccaatatgaatcctcttATTCACAAAGTTCAGTAAAAAATTGTTCTTGTGCTATGTGCGTGTATTTTGTGCCCACTGGAAGGGGGAGGTGCCAGCTCTGTATGCCTTGTAAAAGAGCCTGCTTGCTCAAGGCAGAGATTACTGTCCTATGTGCGTGTGCTGTTCAGGGGCAAAAATTCTGAATCAAATCTTGAATGACTGAAGATTCTTATTCCTCCGCAATAATCTGGCTTTGTATTATGCATGCCCTTTGGCCACTAACCTGTGAGCTCCTCGTTATATGCTTGGAAAAGTTTATCCCTATATGCATGACTCCTCATTTAAAATCACAGGCCTTTGTATTATGCACTAAGAAATTGGTTTCGCTACCATTCAGGCACTAAGAGGCATTGCGGTAGAACTAAAAAGAAGTCCCTGCTTTTATAGCATAGCTTTGCTTTTATAAGGATGAACGTAAATGCAGCCATCTAACTGCTGAAGCTTTAGATCCCAGTGGAAATATCTTCGGCTCAAATTTCTCGAAAGCTTACACATCTAGGTCTCAGGAATGCCAAGAAGAGGACAAAAGTTTCGGAGGTACCTCTCTCAGCTGGAGACCTAGCTACACAACCACAAAACCACGCGCTAGATGATCCTAAAGCCAGAGAGCACCCGGTGAGTATTATAAACGACCAGCTGTGCCATTCTTCCTCAGTGTCCAGGCCACTAGTCCTGGTCCTGAACCTCTGTTACATGCTCAACAGTGAGTTACGAACAATTATTATCAAGATGAAATGCATTACTTTAGCATGCCAAACATGTCAAAACAAGTGCAATGTACACCCATTGCCCTACGCACATGTGTGAACAGAACTAAATACAGTAATTTGTAGTGTCTTTATATTAAGTCTAGCATGCATTTTCAGGCGCATAAGGGAAAAGTGTACATGGGTTAAGCTGTAATCATGACAACAACGCTAATCATCCAATATCAGCTGATGAAGAAACACTGCAAGCACTTAAGAGCAGGTAAATTCCCGCTTTAAATTGCATTCATGAGTTAATTTATTAGCTTGATACAGTTAGCGAAAGGATATCTTTGCAAGAAAATAACCAGGGAAAGCATATGGGAGTAGTTTATGTTTGAAACCTGAATTGACAGTACAGTAGTTTTATCTTAGATTTTGGTGGGTTCAATTTAACTGAGGCAATGTAGTTTTATCTTAGACTTGGCAGctccttttctgtttatttttaccTGATCGCATCATGTTGTACTACCGGCAGATGGACAACATCTTCGAGCAGACTGCAGCGAAGAAGGTACCACCTCGCAGTCTGCTTGTATCACTTGTGTAAATGTGAGATTTCAAGTGAAAGTCTATCCAAAATGCATGGATTGCTTAACAGGGAAGTACTGAATATTGCTGTTTAATTCAATTGAATCCTAATCAAGCAATTTACCTGTTCTTCTCTCTAAGTTCTTGTGTTGTGGATTAATCCTGAGATATTGCAGAAATGAATAATGCACAGTTTTAGCTATGAGTAGTTTCCTTCCATAAGCATTCATATATAATAGGATCATCAGATTGTGGGAGAATCTCTAGTTCTCATTATACTGAAAGACTAGGCTCGAAAATTGTGAAGCCTGCTAGATTTCTTGTGCTAAGGATGATCTCCTGTACATATACACATTGTTCTTGCTAATATACACATACACATTGTTCTGGAGCTACTCTGCTCTATACTGCACACTAGTTCATTCATCCCCATTGCTGTTACATTGCAGAGTCAGAGGGCTACTACTACTGCAGACAACCAAAGATCGATCCAACCATGCAGACAACCAAAGATCCATCCAACAAGGCGTAGATGACGCCCGAGGAGAGCGCCATGAGCAGGATGGCGGCCCGCTCCTCCTCGCCGAGTAAGGAGGGCTTCCTCCTGCGCAATCCGGTTCCAGCGCCGCTGCTTGGGCACGGCGTCCTTGGCGAATCCCACCATGTGGAGCTCCACCGTCTGCGTCTTCATGGTCGTCTTGGTGGCGGCGGCCTTGCTGCTTCCGTCCTCCTCACCGCCGGCCTCCTCGTCCTTGTCCTCCtgagcggcggccgcggcggcgaggcgagCTCGGCTTCGCGGACGGGAACACACCGAGGAGACCGGAGCGGGAGTGGCGCGGTCTTCCTCCCCCGCGCCGGTGCTAGCCCTACGACGGCGCAACCTTGCTCGATTCCTTCATCGGGGAGCAGAGCGTGACCTTGCTCGATTCCTTCGACGGCGAACCCCGCGGGATCCATCCAACGGCGTGCAGGGGCAGGCGAGGCGACCGCGGGGAGACAGCGACCGGAGCGGCGGACGCCGGGGACGCCGGGATTTGCTGGGCGGGCGACGGACTGCGGGGAATCGCAAAGTCGTCAGTTTGATTTGTCCAAATCTGAATCGATTAGAATGAAGTCGGGGGTTTTTTGTAAATTCGAAAATGAACTAGCGGGGGGATGGGTTGCGACATCTTTTTcgtgacggagggagtaactCAGAACAGGCTCCAGCTGGCTGCATATAACTATTAAGTACGTAGCTGTTGTGTTTGTTTCATTTCAATGAAATGGAACAAGTTGAGTTTTGTTGATCTAAAAACTGTACAAGTATGCACGAACATAAAGGAGAGTGTTTTTGGCTCTCGAGTTCCAGTGCTCTTgcttttaaaaaataattttgcaatttataaaaaaaatctgaaaataattctggAGATTGATGGAGATTGTTAGTGATACAcctcacaatcatgcaaaatcttaaACTAAAATTCTTTTAATTTTGAACTGGACAAAAAAGGAATTTTTTTAATATGGTTTAGAGATTTGAAAATGTACTACCTAGATCTgcacttttgtcatttttgtgtagttcaaaaaataaagtatttgaaattgattttt
Coding sequences within it:
- the LOC124680681 gene encoding rho GTPase-activating protein 7-like isoform X2 — protein: MASAPAPGGAFDRYVQRGGGAPPAAAAAASGNTVFKSGHLFISSKGLGWKSWKKRWFILTRTSLVFFKSDPNTLPQRSGEVNVTLGGIDLNNSGSVVVREDKKLLTVLFPDGRDGRAFTLKAETSEDLFEWKTALEEALAQAPNAALVMGHNGIFRNDTADTYEGATPNWREKRPIKSLVVGRPILLALEDIDGSPSFLEKALRYLEKHGIKVEGVLRQAADVEEVDKRLQEYEQGRTEFAPGEDAHIVGDCVKHVLRELPSSPVPASCCTALLEAFRLETKEARVNAMRSAISETFPEPNRRLLQRILKMMYTVASHTAENRMTASAVAACMAPLLLRPLLAGECEMDEVFDMDGDDSAQLLAAANAANSAQGIVATLLEEYESIFDDERLVGSSPSPESQIEDSGSEASTDDVNMDAKGNGFHDAENDVDQEMDDDNGAERILSGKLSESSGYAGSDLYDYKVHADSDAEHSVDDKALDEKTDFSEGPKIHSSENGSANMEISPSEKNPSNPASGHETPLSMGEILSSLDPGISLPSHGSEYSADRHSNKTNGSHSHVKRSNFWGRNNARKSHHPESVDSSGEEELAIQRLEIAKSDLQNRIAKEARGNAILQASLERRKQALHERRLALEQDVSRLQEQLQAERDLRSALEVGLSMSSGQFSSPRAMDSKG
- the LOC124680681 gene encoding rho GTPase-activating protein 6-like isoform X1; this encodes MASAPAPGGAFDRYVQRGGGAPPAAAAAASGNTVFKSGHLFISSKGLGWKSWKKRWFILTRTSLVFFKSDPNTLPQRSGEVNVTLGGIDLNNSGSVVVREDKKLLTVLFPDGRDGRAFTLKAETSEDLFEWKTALEEALAQAPNAALVMGHNGIFRNDTADTYEGATPNWREKRPIKSLVVGRPILLALEDIDGSPSFLEKALRYLEKHGIKVEGVLRQAADVEEVDKRLQEYEQGRTEFAPGEDAHIVGDCVKHVLRELPSSPVPASCCTALLEAFRLETKEARVNAMRSAISETFPEPNRRLLQRILKMMYTVASHTAENRMTASAVAACMAPLLLRPLLAGECEMDEVFDMDGDDSAQLLAAANAANSAQGIVATLLEEYESIFDDERLVGSSPSPESQIEDSGSEASTDDVNMDAKGNGFHDAENDVDQEMDDDNGAERILSGKLSESSGYAGSDLYDYKVHADSDAEHSVDDKALDEKTDFSEGPKIHSSENGSANMEISPSEKNPSNPASGHETPLSMGEILSSLDPGISLPSHGSEYSADRHSNKTNGSHSHVKRSNFWGRNNARKSHHPESVDSSGEEELAIQRLEIAKSDLQNRIAKEARGNAILQASLERRKQALHERRLALEQDVSRLQEQLQAERDLRSALEVGLSMSSGQFSSPRAMDSKTRAELEEIALAEADVARLKQKVAELHLQLNQQRQHQYGPSLDGNDRYHRIPGNFSQQNFVQPGFDMKLAFCNQEKQRNEESSVDASQWRNIKQHVLPYGSSRPLTRKLSLDASSSDSRGIEASTSMSSESTSVEINIPKLAEGVEYGRQPMVASSALVELTTRLDFFKERRSQLMEQLHSLDLGHGSASQSFPYKPPSPWTSPR